In Pirellulales bacterium, a genomic segment contains:
- a CDS encoding carboxypeptidase-like regulatory domain-containing protein — protein sequence MKSCRFVMVLGMLVVGCGKRSAGPPVVATLPIQGRVTLDGKPLAGADVVFMPVDAPLVFAGTTKEDGSYQLAGLAGKATCKGNCRVTISRMLKPDGSPPPPGEPPAISFAVESLPPRYSMANSTELSANVPEGGGTFNFPLKSK from the coding sequence ATGAAGTCCTGTCGGTTCGTGATGGTTCTTGGGATGCTGGTGGTCGGTTGTGGCAAACGATCAGCGGGGCCGCCGGTCGTCGCGACCCTGCCGATCCAAGGCAGGGTAACGCTGGACGGCAAGCCCTTGGCGGGCGCCGACGTGGTGTTTATGCCGGTCGATGCGCCGCTGGTCTTTGCAGGCACGACCAAGGAAGACGGCAGTTACCAATTGGCGGGGCTCGCGGGCAAGGCAACCTGCAAAGGCAATTGCAGGGTGACGATCAGCCGCATGCTCAAACCGGATGGCAGCCCGCCTCCCCCAGGCGAGCCGCCGGCGATCTCCTTCGCCGTGGAAAGCCTGCCGCCGCGATACTCGATGGCCAACTCCACGGAACTGTCGGCCAATGTGCCGGAAGGAGGCGGCACCTTCAATTTCCCATTGAAGAGCAAATAA